A portion of the Streptococcus sp. Marseille-Q6470 genome contains these proteins:
- a CDS encoding uracil-DNA glycosylase, whose product MQHSSWHALIKEQLPEGYFGKINQFMEQVYAQGTVYPPKEKVFQALLTTPLEEVKVVILGQDPYHGPGQAQGLSFSVPDSIPAPPSLQNILKELADDIGVKPSHDLTSWAEQGVLLLNACLTVPAGQANGHAGQIWEPFTDAVIKVVNKLDRAVVFVLWGAYARKKKVLVTNPQHLIIESAHPSPLSVYRGFWGSKPFSKANAFLKETGQEPIDWLR is encoded by the coding sequence ATGCAACATTCATCTTGGCATGCCTTGATTAAGGAGCAATTACCTGAGGGTTATTTTGGGAAAATCAATCAGTTTATGGAGCAGGTTTACGCTCAAGGAACTGTATATCCGCCCAAGGAAAAAGTTTTTCAGGCTCTATTGACAACTCCTCTGGAAGAGGTTAAGGTAGTGATTCTGGGGCAGGATCCCTATCATGGTCCTGGTCAAGCTCAGGGCTTGAGTTTTTCAGTTCCAGATTCTATTCCAGCACCTCCTTCTTTGCAAAATATTTTAAAAGAACTTGCGGATGATATTGGGGTAAAACCGTCTCATGACTTGACCTCTTGGGCGGAGCAGGGTGTTTTGCTTCTCAATGCTTGCTTGACTGTCCCTGCTGGCCAGGCTAATGGTCATGCTGGTCAGATATGGGAGCCTTTTACAGATGCTGTGATCAAGGTTGTCAATAAACTTGATAGAGCAGTTGTTTTTGTCCTCTGGGGTGCTTATGCACGTAAGAAGAAGGTATTGGTAACTAATCCTCAACATCTGATTATTGAATCAGCTCACCCGAGTCCCCTTTCCGTTTACAGAGGATTTTGGGGTTCCAAGCCTTTTTCCAAGGCCAATGCATTCTTAAAAGAAACAGGACAAGAGCCAATCGATTGGCTTAGATAA
- a CDS encoding LPXTG cell wall anchor domain-containing protein, whose translation MNKKKKFSIFSFLICVLTTIFVFSLNKTFAETPEVSVSGKFVDTIQNIKVSNNEGGVLDWELKQWATFRLNADFDLSGKNVKAGDQTIITVPDAIIINSDNIEIKDINTNEVIAHAKLSADNKSLTLTYTDYVEKHSDTHGSFFFYARVDFKKHPQQGEIPVEITINKETIPAGKVSFTGIGDGDPSLLTKTSWVNEGDKREVQYTISVNRTKQNVKSVTIEDHLKFTNASYVKDSIKVIKGKFSYETGEWVFSNRVDVTDQHKITVSEDGQSFVVELGDMTEEDQYRISYNVRLNYEPVDGELLKNDATLKGEGVVVTEFTNAALVQIAGGAGVGYVYSINIHKVDEANQPLKGAKFKVVRQANNQVIGEYVSDDNGNIAVNKLLKDKYIITEVEAPSGYVIKDADTEVNVEDFGADYSVTKTIVNPKEETTTTTTTTTTTTTTTTTEEPTTTSTTTTTEEPTTTSTTTTTEEPTTTSTTTTTEEPKTTSSTTTTTEEPKTTSSTTTTTEEPKTTSSTTTTTEEPKTTSSTTTTTEEPKTTSSTTTTTGEESKTTSSTTTTTTGEEPKSTVTTTTDKPGLPNTGERKGTLVTIIGFVTLISSIVAIAFLRKNEKE comes from the coding sequence ATGAACAAAAAGAAAAAGTTTAGTATTTTCTCATTTTTGATATGCGTATTGACGACTATTTTCGTATTTAGTTTGAATAAAACTTTTGCTGAAACTCCTGAGGTTTCAGTATCTGGAAAATTCGTAGATACAATCCAAAATATTAAGGTATCAAATAATGAAGGCGGAGTTCTCGACTGGGAATTAAAGCAATGGGCTACATTCCGTCTTAATGCAGATTTTGATTTATCTGGAAAAAATGTTAAGGCAGGAGATCAAACGATAATTACGGTGCCTGATGCTATAATCATTAACTCTGATAATATTGAAATCAAGGATATCAATACAAATGAGGTGATTGCACATGCAAAACTAAGTGCTGATAACAAGTCCCTTACTTTAACTTATACGGATTATGTTGAAAAACACTCAGATACTCACGGATCTTTCTTCTTCTATGCTCGTGTCGATTTCAAAAAACACCCTCAACAAGGAGAAATTCCAGTTGAGATTACGATTAATAAAGAAACAATACCTGCTGGTAAGGTATCATTTACTGGTATTGGCGATGGTGATCCGTCTCTTTTAACAAAGACTAGTTGGGTTAACGAGGGAGACAAAAGAGAGGTTCAATACACTATTTCAGTCAATCGTACAAAACAAAACGTCAAGAGTGTAACAATTGAAGATCACTTGAAATTTACAAATGCTAGCTATGTAAAAGATAGCATTAAGGTTATCAAAGGTAAATTCTCTTATGAAACCGGTGAATGGGTATTCTCAAACCGTGTTGATGTAACAGACCAACACAAGATTACAGTTAGTGAAGATGGACAATCTTTCGTTGTCGAATTAGGGGACATGACAGAAGAAGACCAATATCGTATTTCTTATAACGTACGTTTAAATTATGAACCCGTTGATGGTGAATTATTAAAGAATGATGCTACATTAAAAGGTGAAGGTGTCGTTGTTACAGAATTTACAAATGCTGCTTTAGTTCAAATTGCTGGTGGTGCTGGTGTTGGTTATGTTTACTCAATCAATATCCATAAAGTAGATGAAGCGAATCAACCACTTAAGGGTGCTAAATTTAAAGTAGTTCGTCAAGCTAATAACCAAGTTATTGGTGAGTATGTATCAGATGATAATGGTAATATTGCTGTTAACAAACTGTTGAAAGATAAATATATTATCACCGAGGTTGAAGCACCTTCCGGCTATGTCATCAAGGATGCAGATACAGAAGTTAACGTTGAAGATTTTGGAGCTGATTATTCAGTAACTAAGACAATTGTGAATCCAAAAGAAGAAACTACTACTACGACAACAACTACGACAACAACTACAACAACGACTACAACTGAAGAGCCTACAACTACTTCAACAACAACTACAACTGAAGAACCTACAACTACTTCAACAACAACTACAACTGAAGAACCTACAACTACTTCAACAACAACTACAACTGAAGAGCCTAAGACTACTTCAAGTACAACAACTACAACTGAAGAGCCTAAGACTACTTCAAGTACAACTACTACAACTGAAGAACCTAAGACTACTTCAAGCACAACAACTACAACTGAAGAGCCTAAGACTACTTCAAGTACAACTACTACAACTGAAGAGCCTAAGACTACTTCAAGTACAACTACTACAACTGGTGAAGAGTCTAAGACTACTTCAAGTACAACTACTACAACAACTGGTGAAGAACCTAAATCTACAGTAACAACTACAACTGACAAACCAGGACTTCCAAATACTGGTGAAAGAAAAGGAACATTGGTTACAATCATTGGTTTTGTAACTCTCATTTCATCAATCGTTGCCATTGCGTTCTTACGTAAAAATGAAAAAGAATAA
- a CDS encoding alpha-ketoacid dehydrogenase subunit beta → METKLMSFRDTIILAMSEEMRRDENVLLMGEDVGVFGGDFGTSVGMLEEFGPERVRDCPISEAAISGAAAGAAMTGLRPIVDMTFMDFSVIAMDNIVNQAAKTRYMFGGKGQVPMTIRCAAGNGVGSAAQHSQSLESWFTHIPGLKVVAPGTPADMKGLLKSSIRDNNPVIILEYKSEFNQKGEVPVDPDYTIPLGVGEIKREGTDVTVVTYGKMLRRVMQAAEELAEEGISVEVVDPRTLVPLDKDIIINSVKKTGKVVLVNDAHKTSGFIGEISAIISESEAFDYLDAPIRRCAGEDVPMPYAQNLENAMIPTVESIKDAIRKTHNKQ, encoded by the coding sequence ATGGAAACAAAATTAATGTCTTTCCGCGATACCATTATCCTTGCAATGTCTGAGGAAATGCGTCGTGATGAAAATGTACTCTTGATGGGTGAAGATGTCGGAGTTTTCGGTGGAGACTTCGGAACTTCTGTAGGTATGTTAGAGGAGTTTGGGCCGGAACGTGTTCGTGACTGTCCTATTTCAGAAGCTGCAATTTCTGGTGCTGCTGCTGGTGCTGCTATGACTGGACTTCGTCCAATCGTTGATATGACTTTCATGGACTTTTCAGTTATTGCCATGGATAATATCGTCAACCAAGCAGCTAAAACTCGCTACATGTTTGGTGGTAAAGGTCAAGTGCCTATGACAATCCGCTGTGCCGCTGGTAATGGGGTAGGTTCTGCTGCTCAACACTCACAATCATTGGAATCTTGGTTTACTCATATCCCAGGATTGAAGGTTGTAGCTCCAGGTACACCTGCTGATATGAAGGGCCTTCTTAAGTCTTCAATCCGAGACAACAATCCTGTTATTATTCTTGAATACAAATCAGAATTTAACCAAAAAGGTGAAGTACCTGTTGATCCAGACTATACTATCCCACTTGGTGTTGGAGAAATCAAACGCGAAGGAACTGATGTAACAGTAGTAACATACGGTAAGATGCTTCGTCGTGTCATGCAAGCAGCTGAAGAATTGGCTGAAGAAGGCATCTCAGTAGAAGTTGTAGACCCACGTACTTTGGTTCCACTTGATAAAGACATCATCATTAATTCAGTTAAGAAGACTGGAAAAGTAGTTCTTGTCAACGATGCCCACAAGACAAGTGGTTTTATCGGTGAAATCTCAGCTATTATCTCAGAATCAGAAGCATTTGATTACTTGGATGCACCAATCCGTCGCTGTGCAGGTGAGGATGTACCAATGCCTTACGCACAAAATCTTGAAAATGCAATGATTCCAACAGTTGAAAGCATCAAAGATGCAATCCGTAAAACTCACAACAAACAATAA
- a CDS encoding MATE family efflux transporter, translated as MYPTHHFKDKFVLFLKIFFPILVYQFANYSASFVDTTMTGQYNTIDLAGVSMATSLWNPFFTFLTGIVSALVPIVGHHLGRGKKNEVASDFYQFLYLSLGLSIFLFVLVFLAAPLILNNMRLEAAVADIAIRYLWLLAIGIIPLLLFSVIRSLLDALGLTKLSMYLMLLLLPLNSGFNYLLIYGAFGFPELGGAGAGLGTSLAYWALLGISILVLLKQEKLKELHLEKRLPLDGDKIKEAIKLGLPIGGTVFAEVAIFSAVGLIMAKFSSLIIASHQSAMNFSSLMYAFPMSISSAMAIVVSYEVGAKRLEDAKKYIKIGRLSAMVFAVLTLSFLYIFRENVARLYGYDPEFIKLTASFMTYSLFFQLADTFAAPLQGILRGYKDTVIPFYLGLLGYWGVAIPLGLFLDYSTNLDAYSYWIGLIVSLVVSGLLYQWRLQVIMKRFK; from the coding sequence ATGTACCCAACCCATCATTTTAAAGACAAATTTGTCTTATTTCTTAAGATTTTCTTTCCAATTTTAGTTTATCAATTCGCGAATTACTCAGCTTCATTTGTAGATACGACTATGACTGGCCAGTATAATACTATAGATTTGGCTGGGGTATCAATGGCGACAAGTCTATGGAATCCCTTTTTCACCTTTCTAACTGGTATTGTCTCAGCCTTGGTTCCTATAGTTGGACATCATTTGGGTCGAGGAAAGAAAAATGAAGTGGCTTCTGATTTTTATCAATTTCTTTATCTTTCGCTTGGATTATCCATCTTTCTATTTGTTTTAGTTTTTCTTGCTGCGCCACTAATTCTAAACAATATGCGGCTAGAAGCAGCAGTAGCAGATATAGCAATTCGTTATCTCTGGCTTTTAGCTATTGGAATTATTCCTCTATTACTCTTTAGTGTTATTCGTTCATTACTCGATGCGCTGGGACTGACCAAACTATCCATGTATTTAATGCTTTTATTGCTACCTCTCAATAGTGGTTTTAACTACCTCTTAATCTACGGAGCTTTTGGCTTCCCTGAGTTAGGAGGGGCTGGAGCAGGGCTCGGGACTTCCTTGGCTTATTGGGCGTTGTTGGGGATTTCCATACTAGTCCTTCTTAAACAGGAAAAATTGAAAGAACTGCATTTAGAGAAACGATTACCCTTAGACGGCGATAAAATAAAAGAAGCAATCAAATTAGGCTTACCGATAGGTGGAACCGTATTTGCAGAGGTTGCTATTTTTTCAGCAGTTGGTTTGATTATGGCAAAATTTTCATCGTTGATTATTGCTAGCCATCAGTCCGCGATGAACTTTTCGTCACTCATGTATGCTTTTCCGATGAGTATTTCATCAGCAATGGCGATTGTGGTGTCTTATGAAGTTGGAGCCAAAAGGCTAGAAGATGCTAAGAAATACATCAAAATTGGGCGTCTATCTGCTATGGTATTCGCAGTTTTGACTCTCTCCTTTTTATATATTTTCCGAGAAAATGTTGCGAGACTTTACGGTTATGATCCTGAATTCATTAAATTGACAGCTAGTTTTATGACCTATAGTCTATTTTTCCAGTTGGCTGATACATTTGCAGCTCCGTTACAAGGTATTTTACGAGGTTATAAAGATACAGTCATACCTTTCTATCTCGGTCTCCTTGGTTACTGGGGAGTTGCTATACCTCTTGGTTTGTTTCTAGATTATTCAACAAATCTCGATGCTTATTCATATTGGATAGGTCTTATTGTAAGTTTAGTTGTCAGTGGATTACTCTATCAGTGGCGTTTACAAGTTATTATGAAAAGATTCAAATAA
- a CDS encoding DUF4336 domain-containing protein — MSRPILSLYEPLYTLKEVDQNIWIVDGDLIQMDVKIFKLPFQTRMTVVKLNDGKLWIHSPIAPNEGLFTELDALGKVAYLISPNKIHYAYISDWRKRYPHAQAWSSPGVEERAKSQNVKVEFDAPLTDMAPDLWSDEIEQLIFKGSSVIEEVVFFHKSTKTLILTDLIENFEPENIASPIRRRFYRLARVTAPDGQTPIDYRMTFIGRQREAKVSFARMLNWKPDKIILAHGLCFFKNGTDELRRAFRWIR; from the coding sequence ATGTCTAGGCCAATTCTTTCTCTTTATGAACCGTTGTATACACTAAAGGAAGTTGATCAAAATATCTGGATAGTAGATGGTGATTTGATTCAAATGGACGTGAAGATCTTCAAGCTTCCTTTTCAGACACGTATGACGGTGGTTAAGTTAAATGATGGCAAACTTTGGATTCACTCTCCGATTGCGCCAAATGAGGGACTGTTTACTGAACTAGACGCTTTGGGCAAAGTCGCTTACCTGATTTCACCAAATAAGATTCACTACGCCTATATTTCAGATTGGAGAAAAAGATATCCTCATGCGCAAGCATGGTCTAGTCCAGGAGTTGAAGAGAGAGCGAAAAGTCAGAATGTCAAGGTAGAATTTGATGCTCCTTTAACAGATATGGCTCCTGACTTATGGTCTGATGAGATTGAACAGCTTATTTTTAAGGGAAGTTCTGTCATCGAAGAGGTGGTGTTTTTTCATAAATCAACTAAAACACTTATTTTAACAGACCTTATAGAGAATTTTGAACCTGAAAATATAGCTAGTCCAATTCGCAGAAGATTCTATCGTTTAGCTCGTGTAACAGCTCCTGATGGTCAAACTCCTATTGACTATCGGATGACTTTTATAGGAAGGCAAAGGGAAGCAAAGGTCTCCTTTGCCCGTATGTTAAACTGGAAACCGGATAAGATCATTCTTGCACATGGTTTATGCTTTTTTAAAAATGGTACGGATGAATTAAGACGTGCCTTTAGATGGATACGATAA
- a CDS encoding 8-oxo-dGTP diphosphatase → MPQLATICYIDNGKELLMLHRNKKPNDVHEGKWIGVGGKLERGETPQECAAREILEETGLKAKPVLKGVITFPEFTPDLDWYTYVFKVTEFEGELIDCNEGTLEWVPYDKVLSKPTWEGDHTFVEWLLEDKPFFSAKFVYDGDKLLDTQVDFYE, encoded by the coding sequence ATGCCTCAGTTAGCGACGATTTGCTACATTGATAACGGAAAAGAATTACTCATGCTTCATCGCAATAAAAAGCCTAATGATGTCCATGAAGGAAAATGGATTGGTGTAGGTGGAAAGTTAGAGCGTGGGGAAACTCCACAAGAATGTGCTGCACGCGAGATTTTAGAAGAAACAGGGTTGAAAGCTAAGCCGGTTTTAAAGGGAGTTATCACTTTTCCTGAATTCACTCCTGACTTGGACTGGTACACCTATGTGTTTAAGGTGACGGAGTTTGAGGGTGAATTGATTGATTGTAATGAAGGGACCTTAGAATGGGTTCCTTATGATAAGGTTTTAAGCAAACCAACCTGGGAAGGAGACCACACCTTCGTAGAGTGGCTTTTAGAAGATAAGCCTTTCTTTTCAGCCAAGTTTGTTTATGATGGTGATAAGTTATTGGATACCCAAGTGGATTTCTACGAATAA
- a CDS encoding dihydrolipoamide acetyltransferase, which produces MADDKLRATPAARKLADDLGINLYDISGSGANGRVHKEDVETYKDTNVVRISPLAKRIALEHNIAWQEIQGTGHRGKIMKKDVLAYLPENIENDTIKSPSQIEKVEEVPDNVTPYGEIERIPMTPMRKVIAQRMVESYLTAPTFTLNYDVDMSELLALRKKVLDPIMESTGKKITVTDLLSLAVVKTLMKHPYINASLTEDGKTIITHNYVNLAMAVGMDNGLMTPVVYNAEKMSLSELVVAFKDVIGRTLDGKLAPSELQNSTFTISNLGMFGVQSFGPIINQPNSAILGVSSTVEKPVVVNGEIVIRPIMSLGLTIDHRVVDGMAGAKFMKDLKALIENPISMLV; this is translated from the coding sequence ATGGCTGATGATAAGCTAAGAGCGACTCCTGCAGCTAGAAAATTAGCGGATGATTTAGGAATTAATCTCTATGACATTTCTGGCTCAGGCGCAAACGGTCGTGTCCACAAAGAAGACGTGGAAACATATAAAGACACTAACGTGGTTCGCATTTCACCACTCGCAAAACGAATTGCATTAGAACATAATATTGCTTGGCAAGAAATCCAAGGAACAGGTCATCGTGGTAAAATCATGAAGAAGGACGTTTTGGCCTATCTTCCTGAAAATATCGAAAATGACACCATTAAATCACCTTCTCAAATTGAGAAAGTGGAAGAAGTTCCAGACAACGTAACGCCTTATGGAGAAATCGAACGCATTCCGATGACTCCTATGCGTAAGGTTATTGCTCAACGTATGGTTGAGTCATACTTAACTGCTCCAACCTTTACGCTTAACTATGATGTAGATATGTCTGAATTGCTTGCCCTTCGTAAGAAAGTTCTTGATCCAATTATGGAATCAACTGGTAAGAAAATCACTGTGACAGACTTGCTTTCTCTCGCTGTTGTTAAGACTCTTATGAAACATCCATACATCAACGCTTCGTTGACTGAAGATGGTAAGACAATTATCACTCACAACTATGTCAACCTTGCGATGGCAGTTGGTATGGATAATGGATTGATGACACCAGTTGTCTATAATGCAGAAAAAATGAGCTTGTCTGAGTTAGTAGTAGCCTTCAAAGACGTTATTGGACGTACCTTAGACGGTAAATTAGCTCCTAGCGAATTGCAAAATTCAACTTTCACCATCAGTAACTTGGGAATGTTTGGTGTTCAATCATTCGGTCCAATCATTAACCAACCAAACTCAGCAATTCTCGGGGTTAGCTCAACAGTTGAGAAACCAGTTGTAGTTAATGGTGAAATCGTGATTCGTCCAATTATGAGTCTTGGATTGACAATTGACCACCGTGTCGTAGATGGTATGGCTGGTGCTAAGTTTATGAAAGACTTGAAAGCTTTGATTGAAAACCCAATCTCAATGTTGGTTTAA
- a CDS encoding dihydroorotase, whose protein sequence is MLLIKNGRVMDPKSGLDRVCDVLVEDGKIVQIAPEIQEEGAQVIDATGLVVAPGLVDIHVHFREPGQTHKEDIHTGALAAAAGGFTTVVMMANTNPTISDVETLEEVLQSAAKEKINVKSVATITKNFNGQDLTDFKALLEAGAVGFSDDGIPLESSKVVKEAMEEAKKLNTFISLHEEDPGLNGTLGFNENIAKEHFHICGATGVAEYAMIARDVMIAYATKAHVHIQHLSKEESVKVVEFAQGLGANVTAEVAPQHFSKTEALLLTKGSNAKMNPPLRLESDRRAIIEGLKSGVISVIATDHAPHHADEKNVEDITKAPSGMTGLETSLSLGLTYLVEAGELSLMELLEKMSYNPAKLYNFEAGYLSENGPADITIFDDKVDRIVDSHFASKAANSPFIGESLKGQVKYTICNGQIVYKN, encoded by the coding sequence ATGTTACTAATTAAAAATGGTCGAGTCATGGATCCTAAGTCTGGTTTGGATCGAGTGTGTGATGTTTTGGTTGAAGACGGTAAAATTGTTCAAATTGCTCCTGAAATCCAGGAAGAAGGCGCTCAAGTAATAGATGCTACTGGTCTTGTAGTTGCGCCTGGATTGGTAGATATCCATGTTCATTTTCGTGAACCAGGTCAGACTCATAAAGAAGACATTCATACAGGAGCACTAGCAGCAGCAGCGGGTGGTTTTACCACTGTTGTAATGATGGCTAATACAAATCCAACTATCTCAGATGTTGAGACTTTAGAGGAAGTTCTTCAATCAGCAGCAAAGGAAAAGATTAACGTTAAGTCTGTAGCAACGATTACCAAAAACTTTAATGGCCAAGACTTGACTGACTTTAAGGCGCTTTTAGAAGCTGGAGCCGTTGGTTTTTCTGATGATGGTATTCCTCTTGAAAGTAGTAAAGTAGTTAAAGAAGCTATGGAAGAGGCTAAAAAACTCAACACTTTTATCAGCTTGCACGAAGAAGATCCTGGTTTAAATGGTACGCTTGGCTTTAACGAAAATATCGCTAAAGAGCACTTTCATATCTGCGGTGCTACTGGGGTTGCAGAGTACGCTATGATTGCTCGTGATGTCATGATTGCCTATGCAACCAAGGCTCATGTTCATATTCAGCATTTATCTAAGGAAGAAAGTGTCAAGGTTGTGGAGTTTGCTCAAGGTTTAGGAGCAAATGTAACAGCCGAAGTAGCACCGCAACATTTCTCTAAGACTGAAGCGCTTCTCTTGACTAAGGGAAGTAATGCTAAGATGAATCCACCTCTACGTCTGGAATCTGATCGCCGTGCAATTATCGAAGGACTCAAGTCAGGTGTCATTTCAGTAATTGCGACAGATCACGCGCCTCACCATGCTGATGAAAAGAACGTCGAGGATATCACCAAAGCTCCTTCAGGTATGACAGGACTGGAAACTTCCTTGTCACTTGGTTTAACTTACTTAGTCGAAGCTGGTGAGCTGAGCTTGATGGAATTATTAGAAAAAATGTCTTACAACCCAGCAAAACTTTATAACTTTGAAGCAGGTTATCTATCAGAAAATGGTCCGGCTGATATTACAATTTTTGATGATAAAGTGGACCGAATCGTGGATAGTCATTTTGCTTCTAAAGCAGCGAATTCACCATTTATCGGTGAATCTTTGAAAGGGCAAGTCAAATACACCATTTGTAATGGACAGATTGTCTATAAGAACTAG
- a CDS encoding thiamine pyrophosphate-dependent dehydrogenase E1 component subunit alpha — protein MSTLDKNLLLEMFRKMEEIRRMDLKIAQLVKKGKVPGMTHFSVGEEAANVGAMLALNEDDLITSNHRGHGQAIAKGIDLNGMMAEILGKYTGTCKGKGGSMHIADLDAGNLGANGIVGGGMGIAVGAALTQQMKNTGKIVVCFFGDGATNEGVFHEAVNMASIWNLPVIFYCINNGYGISADIKKMTNVQHIHERSAAYGIPGMFIPDGNNVIDVYEGFKKAVDHVRSGKGPVLIESVTYRWLGHSSSDPGKYRTREEVDEWKEKDPIENLRKYLVENKIASAEELEEIQAQVKEAVEASVKFAEESPFPPLESAFEDIYAD, from the coding sequence ATGTCAACTTTAGATAAAAATCTTTTGCTTGAGATGTTCCGTAAGATGGAAGAAATTCGTCGTATGGATTTAAAAATTGCTCAATTAGTAAAAAAAGGAAAAGTGCCCGGTATGACGCACTTTTCTGTTGGTGAGGAAGCTGCTAACGTTGGGGCTATGTTGGCTCTAAACGAAGATGATCTCATAACATCGAACCACCGTGGTCACGGACAAGCCATTGCTAAAGGAATCGACCTTAATGGTATGATGGCTGAAATCCTTGGTAAGTATACTGGAACTTGTAAAGGTAAAGGTGGATCAATGCACATCGCCGACCTTGATGCAGGTAACCTTGGTGCCAACGGTATTGTTGGTGGTGGTATGGGGATTGCAGTAGGTGCTGCCCTTACTCAACAAATGAAAAATACTGGTAAAATCGTTGTCTGCTTCTTTGGTGATGGAGCGACTAACGAAGGTGTATTCCACGAAGCTGTTAATATGGCCTCAATTTGGAATCTTCCAGTTATTTTCTACTGTATCAATAACGGTTATGGAATTTCTGCTGATATTAAGAAAATGACTAATGTCCAGCATATTCACGAGCGTAGCGCTGCTTACGGCATTCCTGGAATGTTTATTCCTGACGGAAACAATGTAATTGATGTATACGAAGGATTTAAGAAAGCAGTTGACCATGTCCGTTCTGGTAAAGGCCCTGTCTTAATCGAAAGCGTAACTTACCGTTGGCTTGGTCACTCTTCATCAGACCCTGGTAAATATCGTACACGTGAAGAAGTCGATGAGTGGAAGGAAAAAGATCCAATCGAAAACCTCCGCAAGTACCTTGTTGAAAACAAGATTGCTAGTGCAGAAGAACTTGAAGAAATTCAGGCTCAAGTCAAGGAAGCAGTGGAAGCATCTGTTAAGTTTGCAGAAGAAAGTCCATTCCCTCCGCTAGAATCAGCTTTTGAAGATATTTACGCAGACTAA